The region tcgtttcagtcggttttaacaactcataatacactacgccgagctggtcccaccaaatactgagcatgaccttagaaccgagaatattcggtttggccgtcgacgtggaagcatggccgggatatccacatgattttatgtgcttgggattatcgtaatgaacccgtttttcgtctccagtcccaatccgatgcagaaattccttccgtctttgtcttgaaagcagctgttcacgaaCAAAGAAATTCCGTTCAAACACCTaccggcttcaactcatacggcacccacttttcttgtttctgaatcattcctatgactttcaggctttttgaaatggcttgtagtcctaattatcctgccaattattgttgcgtttgaaatgagtcttgatcaagtattgatatgcatcttcaaaaaccttctctcccaccgcgatgctggtcttcgacatcaaaatcaccattcttgaagcgttgaaaccagtctcggcacgttctttcactaatagcggcctcaccataggtatttgagagcattcgatgagcctacgccgcagatttattcatatttcagtagaaaattaaaacatcccgcaaatgacgagaatttggctcgtaagctgacatggttaatcgtgaataactttatgatgcagacacaaatcaactaacatgtcgatggcgttatgttcacaaataaccaAACtttttgtatgacatctacgatatatttatctcgactaccacttaccgttacagccatctattgcaaaacggcagaagcaaagttgtacgcctaaatctaaaatttcggaatatgacattgttcatgaatcatgatgccctattcagctaaaatattttcgaagttccggcgcttccggttatataagaattaaaaaaaatattttcaaaataaacttttttttcattttatgtctcagataaaatctcgaataactcttgaattattgtatttgagagcataatcatgtttgaacactacccttattttttaccgtagaattcaacgaaatcacaaaaaaatagggttctgatttgaaaatcgaaagttataatcaaattttgttcacaatttttggcacaatatttgaaacaccctgtgatattttcaaattcaagatatgcacgatattccaacatcattttttttcattttatgtctcagataaaatctcgaataactcttgaattattgtatttgagagcataatcatgtttgaacactacccttattttttaccgtagaattcaacgaaatcacaaaacaatagggttctgatttgaaaatcgaaagttataatcaaattttgttcacaatttttggcacaatatttgaaacaccctgtgatattttcaaattcaagatatgcacgatattccaacatcattttttttcattttatgtctcagataaaatctcgaataactcttgaattattgtatttgagagcataatcatgtttgaacactacccttattttttaccgtagaattcaacgaaatcacaaaaaaatagggttctgatttgaaaatcgaaagttataatcaaattttgttcacaatttttggcacaatatttgaaacaccctgtgatattttcaaattcaagatatgcacgatattccaacatcattctagtttgtgaaagtgaattgagtataggGTAAATGTAGGTAATGGGGATCACTTAagcgaaaatgaaaataaaatcaaatatatgAATCAACTATTTATTGCTCTGTTCTTATTATAAACTTTACTTACTATACTATCAACTGAGATCAACTTTAATCACTTTGGCTTATTAGTTTTGgtacaatataaaatttaaaaaaatatcagtttgaTCACAATTGTCAACACCGGTTGGCAATGGTGATCAGCATGTGGACAATGGTGATCAACACATATCACACACATAATTGTACGCAGAGTCTCATCCAGTACAATCGGCATGAGCCCAGTGCCCACAAGAAGTGCATCGGTACCATGTTTCATTGTTTCGTCCAAATTCACCACATACAAGACACAAGTTGCTTGCATCTTCTGTATCATCGTTTTCGTCATCCTGGCATAACTCATCCGTATTCACGTCTGACATCGAAGTATCATTGGAGTCCTTCAGTATTTTCTTCTTTACCTTCTCACGACGGATCTCCTGTGGCTTGCTTTTCTTCCCTATTCCTTTTCCTTGAGTTTTCAAAGCTTTGgccttctttttattttctttttcaactaGGGCGTCTTTGATAGGTGTAGATGTTAAAATCGTTGCGTGCTGTTTTTGTCTTCCTTGTCTTTTCTTGGCAACTGTTACTTTCTTAggcatttgaatgaaattttgaacactTGTCAGATCCTTAGATGTTGATGGTATATCAAATTGAGACAACCGTGTAGTCACTCGTTCAGATGTAGTGGGACAATATGTGGATGTACTTGGAATAGGACTATTTTGTTCTAGCTCGATAGTAGCTGTTATGGATGATACGGAGGCAACAGCACCAACAGAAGGCGATCCTAAAATAGAGTCAGCAAGATCTTGAACAACGATTGGCTCTGACTGTAGGACTTCAGCTGCTATAAAGTcttcatctgaaaaaacattGGAATTTATCGGAAATATGCCCGTTGCTTTGAATCCTGCTTCGGCCTTACTCATGGAGGCAACATTAGAGAACGCTTTTTTGACCAACGAAGCAACATCATAGGGTGTTATTCTTTGTAAAAGTTGGCTCTTCATGAATAAATCGCATTCTCTTCTATATGCAGCTTTGAATGGACCAAAAAAGGACACATCTAATGGCTGCATGCGATGAGAGGTATGGGGTGGAAGAGATAGCATATGGACATAGTTTTCCTTACAATACTCAAAGATGGCCAGTGAACTGTGGCTAGCATGATTGTCCAGTATTAATAGTATCGGCTCTTCTGCAGAAGGTTTGGCGTACTGGGTAAAATGTTTGAGCCATTGAAGGAAAAGTTCTTCATTTATCCATCCATTGTCCGAACATTTGTATATTGCTCCTGTTGGTCCATCCTTTTCAAGAGTCGGGGTCATCCTCTTTCGGGGAAAAATGAACATCGGCGGGACATATCCACCTCCAGCACTCATAGCGCAGAGCATAGTGATATTCTTACCCCTCTCCCAACTTGTTATGGACCCTACTCTCTTTTGTCCCGTTGCAGTTAATACTCTTTCAGGCTCTTGGACGGTAGAGATGCCGGTTTCATCacaattgtaaatatttttagCCAAAAATTTGTACTTCTCCATTAGTTCCTCTAGCAGATTGTAGAATCGTCCAACTTCAGTCTTGTTAAAGGCTGTAACTCTATTG is a window of Harmonia axyridis chromosome 2, icHarAxyr1.1, whole genome shotgun sequence DNA encoding:
- the LOC123672386 gene encoding uncharacterized protein LOC123672386; its protein translation is MPKVRPRTTNKANWTMEDLQRAIKLIVEQNYSIRNAAKTMNIPFASLYKRYKKKFDKAPRLGRQTVFTPEMEKEFADIIKKMANIFYGCTPNQIKRAAFEYAEALNLKHDFNKSTRLAGRVWFEGFIARNNISVRKPEATSINRVTAFNKTEVGRFYNLLEELMEKYKFLAKNIYNCDETGISTVQEPERVLTATGQKRVGSITSWERGKNITMLCAMSAGGGYVPPMFIFPRKRMTPTLEKDGPTGAIYKCSDNGWINEELFLQWLKHFTQYAKPSAEEPILLILDNHASHSSLAIFEYCKENYVHMLSLPPHTSHRMQPLDVSFFGPFKAAYRRECDLFMKSQLLQRITPYDVASLVKKAFSNVASMSKAEAGFKATGIFPINSNVFSDEDFIAAEVLQSEPIVVQDLADSILGSPSVGAVASVSSITATIELEQNSPIPSTSTYCPTTSERVTTRLSQFDIPSTSKDLTSVQNFIQMPKKVTVAKKRQGRQKQHATILTSTPIKDALVEKENKKKAKALKTQGKGIGKKSKPQEIRREKVKKKILKDSNDTSMSDVNTDELCQDDENDDTEDASNLCLVCGEFGRNNETWYRCTSCGHWAHADCTG